The DNA segment CGGCTTCCGCGAGATCACCAAAGCCGACCTGCCCGACAACGACGTGCTGGTCGAGGTAGCCTATTCGAGCCTAAACTACAAGGACGGCCTCGCCATTTCGGGCAAGGGTCGCATTGCGCGCCGCCTGCCGATGGTCGCGGGCATAGACATCGCCGGCACCGTCGTCGAGTCACGCTCGCCGGCATGGAAGGCGGGCGACAAGGTCGTGGCCAATGGCTGGGGCATGTCGGAGACGGAATGGGGCGCCTACACGCGCTTCCAACGGCTGAAACCGGAATGGCTGATCCGCCTGCCTGATGCCTTCACCATGGAACAGGCGATGGCGATCGGCACGGCCGGCTACACCGCCGCCCTCTGCGTCGACGCGCTCGAGGACTGGGGCAAGATCCAGCCCGGCAAGGGTGAGGTGCTCGTGACGGGTGCCGCCGGCGGCGTCGGCTCGACTGCTGTCAGCTTGCTGTCCTCGAAGGGTTATGCCGTCGTTGCCTCTACCGGCCGCGCCGAAACACATGATTATCTCCGCTCGCTCGGCGCGACGTCCTTCCTCGACCGCGCCGAGTTGGCCAGCGAGGTCAGGCCGCTGCAGAAAGAGCGCTGGACAGGTGCTGTCGATTCCGTCGGTTCGACGACGCTTGCCAATGCGCTGGCGCAGACCGTCTATGGCTGTGCTGTCGCTGCCTGTGGCCTGGCCGGCGGTCACGATCTGCCCGCTACGGTCATGCCGCATATCTTGCGCAGCGTGACGCTGATCGGCGTCGATTCCGTTTTCGCGCCACAGGCCAAGCGCGAACGGGCCTGGCGCACGCTCGCCGACAATCTCGACCGCACCAAGCTTGCGGCAATGACCGAGACCCACAAGATGAGCGAACTGCCTGACCTCGCCAAGCGCATCGTCGCCGGCCAGATCCGCGGCCGCGTCGTCATCGAAATCGCGTAAGGGGAGGGGAGATCATGGGCAGCGACGTCGTATTGTGGGAGAAGGACGCCGAGGACGCGTTCGTCACTCTCACACTCAACCGCCCCGACAAGATGAACGCCATGAACCAGGAGCTCGGTGACGCGCTCGAGGCGGCGATTGTGCGGGCGGTCAAGGATCCCGAGATCCGCGCCGTCATCATCACCGGCGCCGGGCGCGCCTTCACCGCCGGTTTCGATCTCGGCGGCGAAGACTTCGAGATGGACGCCGAAGCCTGGCGCGAGGACATCGGCGCGAATATGCGCCGCATGAAGCTCATCCGCGAGGCGCCGATCCCGATCATCGCCGCCGTCAACGGCTATGCGCTGGCAGGTGGGCTGGAGCTGATGATGTGCTGCGACATGACGATCGCCGCCGAGGACGCAATGCTGGGCGAGCCGGAAGTGCGCCACGTCTCGGCACCGCCGACGCTGATGCTGCCGTGGACGGTGCCGATGATCCATGCCCGCCACCTGATGTATACCGGCGACCTGATCGACGGCCGTGAGGCGGCGCGCATCCATCTCGTCAACAAGGCGGTGCCACGCGCCCAACTGAAGGCGGAAGCCGAGAAGCTGGCGCGTAAATGCGCCCGCATGCCGGGTGCCGCGATCAAATTCGCCAAGGCAGCGCTCAATCACCAGCAGCAGACAGCCGGTCTTGAGAGCTCCTGGACTTACAATCGCGAAACCACCGCGATCCTGCATGCCTCGGAAGAGGGCCGCCACTGGATGCGGCTGCTCAAGGACCATTCGCTGAAGGAATTTCTCGACATCCGCGAGAAGCCGTTCCGCGACTTGGATTAAGCCTGTGAGGGGTCAGGCGCCTACCGGCGCCCGACCACCACCTGACTGCAGCGCTTCGAACAGTTCGGCGTGATTGCGCAGATAGCGCGACTGCACGATCTGGCCCTTGTCCGACAGTTCGCCCTTGGCACGTTCGGCTGGAGCAGTTGCCAGATCGAAGCGGGCTATCACCGTCGATCCAGAGGGATTGGCCGCATTCCAGCCGGCGATGAGTGCGCCGATTTCGTCCGGACGAGCCTTACCCGTCACTGATGGGAAGACCAACGCCACGAGACGATCGCGGTTCTCGCCCGAAATGACGATGTCGTCGGCCAGCGGCGCACATCGCGCCAGAAGGCCGGCACGCAGAGGCCCTGTGCGCACCTTGACCCCACTCGACAACTTGAAATCCTCGGCGAGACGGCCATCGAACCCGAAAACGGCAACACCGTCTGAGCGCCGGCGCAGCACGGCTGCATCGCCGGTGCGGTAGAAGCCGTGCTCGTCCATCGGCAGTTCGACGCTGCGGCCGTCAATGAGATAGCAGGGTGCTATATTGGGCCCCGCGACCCGACATTCGCTGCGGCCGTCGACATCGACCAGCGCCACGGAATGGCCGGGCAGCGGATGACCGAGCTCGCCGGGACGCTCCAGCGGCGCCGGTGACAGCGTGATCGTCGAGGCAGCCTCCGTCGCGCCATAGCCGGAGAGGATCTGGAAATCGCCATGGCTGTCGCGAAATGCCGTGAGACGGCGCCAGAGTTCGGCATCGATACCCGCACCGGCAAAGAAGATGGCGCGCAGTTTTCGTGTCAGCGCACCAGCGGCTAGGTCATCTTTTTCCAGTCGGTCGAGCAGGAGCTTCAGCCCGAGCGGAACGGCGATGTGCATGGTGGGGCCGACATCGGCCATGAGCTTTACCGTTGCCTCGATCGTCGAGGGGCTTGGTGCAGCGTCGACATGCATCGCACCGCCGTTCCAGATCACCTTGAAGATGTTGTCGAGCCCACCGAAGACATGGTGCCACGGCAACCAGTCGACGAGTACCGGCGGCGTGTCGGCGACGAACGGCCACATCGCGGCGATGGCAGCCTGGTTGGACGAGATCATGCCACGCGTGACCGGCACGCCTTTCGGTGCTCCTGTGCTGCCGGAGGTGAAGAAGATTGCCGCCCAGTCGTTGGGCCTCACCGGCTCGTCTGCTCCGGGTACGGTCACCTCAGTGCTGTCGCGCGCGAGCTCGTCGAGTGAAATGGCCTTCATGCCCCGGATGGCAGGATGGCCGGATGGCGCCACGAGCAGCCTGGGTCCGGCGTTTTCGAGAAACGATCGTGTCGCCTCGCTTTCGACGCCGTCGCGGAACGGAAATGGCGGCAGTGCAGCATGGACAAACCCACCGGAAAAGCAGGCAAGCTTGAGCACCAGCGCATCGATGCCGGCCGGAGCCAATGTCGCCACGCAATCGCCCTTGCGCAGGCCGTAGCGGCCCGACAGCATCTGCCGCACGGCACGTGCGCGGGCAAGTGCCTCGCCATAGCTGATCGACCGCCTGGCGCCGTCCCGAGGCTCGGACAAAAGGGGCGTGTCCGGCTG comes from the Aminobacter aminovorans genome and includes:
- a CDS encoding MDR family oxidoreductase; this translates as MSEIFTALMLEDVDGKPRAGFREITKADLPDNDVLVEVAYSSLNYKDGLAISGKGRIARRLPMVAGIDIAGTVVESRSPAWKAGDKVVANGWGMSETEWGAYTRFQRLKPEWLIRLPDAFTMEQAMAIGTAGYTAALCVDALEDWGKIQPGKGEVLVTGAAGGVGSTAVSLLSSKGYAVVASTGRAETHDYLRSLGATSFLDRAELASEVRPLQKERWTGAVDSVGSTTLANALAQTVYGCAVAACGLAGGHDLPATVMPHILRSVTLIGVDSVFAPQAKRERAWRTLADNLDRTKLAAMTETHKMSELPDLAKRIVAGQIRGRVVIEIA
- a CDS encoding enoyl-CoA hydratase/isomerase family protein → MGSDVVLWEKDAEDAFVTLTLNRPDKMNAMNQELGDALEAAIVRAVKDPEIRAVIITGAGRAFTAGFDLGGEDFEMDAEAWREDIGANMRRMKLIREAPIPIIAAVNGYALAGGLELMMCCDMTIAAEDAMLGEPEVRHVSAPPTLMLPWTVPMIHARHLMYTGDLIDGREAARIHLVNKAVPRAQLKAEAEKLARKCARMPGAAIKFAKAALNHQQQTAGLESSWTYNRETTAILHASEEGRHWMRLLKDHSLKEFLDIREKPFRDLD
- a CDS encoding AMP-binding protein, with product MGRLLAPGQKLVEEQLSDGRRVYRSSIPLPDNLPDILERLARWAEVQPDTPLLSEPRDGARRSISYGEALARARAVRQMLSGRYGLRKGDCVATLAPAGIDALVLKLACFSGGFVHAALPPFPFRDGVESEATRSFLENAGPRLLVAPSGHPAIRGMKAISLDELARDSTEVTVPGADEPVRPNDWAAIFFTSGSTGAPKGVPVTRGMISSNQAAIAAMWPFVADTPPVLVDWLPWHHVFGGLDNIFKVIWNGGAMHVDAAPSPSTIEATVKLMADVGPTMHIAVPLGLKLLLDRLEKDDLAAGALTRKLRAIFFAGAGIDAELWRRLTAFRDSHGDFQILSGYGATEAASTITLSPAPLERPGELGHPLPGHSVALVDVDGRSECRVAGPNIAPCYLIDGRSVELPMDEHGFYRTGDAAVLRRRSDGVAVFGFDGRLAEDFKLSSGVKVRTGPLRAGLLARCAPLADDIVISGENRDRLVALVFPSVTGKARPDEIGALIAGWNAANPSGSTVIARFDLATAPAERAKGELSDKGQIVQSRYLRNHAELFEALQSGGGRAPVGA